From the Rhodoferax sp. WC2427 genome, one window contains:
- a CDS encoding zinc ribbon domain-containing protein YjdM: MSTIAPACPQCTLTNTYPDGAHFVCADCGHEWPQDAAIDVEDDAEPQVKDANGNLLANGDAVVLIKDLKVKGSSTVLKVGTKVKSIRLVGGDHEVDCKMDAGSFMLKACFLKKV; encoded by the coding sequence ATGTCCACTATTGCCCCTGCCTGCCCCCAATGCACCCTGACCAACACCTACCCCGACGGGGCCCATTTTGTGTGTGCCGACTGCGGCCATGAATGGCCCCAGGATGCTGCCATCGATGTGGAAGATGATGCCGAACCGCAGGTGAAGGATGCCAACGGCAACCTGCTGGCCAACGGCGATGCCGTGGTGCTGATCAAGGATTTGAAGGTCAAAGGCTCATCTACCGTGCTCAAGGTGGGCACCAAGGTAAAAAGTATCCGCCTGGTTGGCGGCGACCACGAGGTGGACTGCAAGATGGACGCAGGCAGCTTCATGCTGAAGGCCTGCTTTTTGAAGAAGGTTTGA
- a CDS encoding dihydrodipicolinate synthase family protein produces MSALPARYRGVFPVAPTIFHPDGTLDLPGQKRCIDFMVDAGSHGICILANFSEQFLLSDEEREVLTRTALEHVDGRVPVIVTTTHFSTDVCIARSQRAQARGAAMVMVMPPYHGATFRVPEVQIYEFYARLSDAIRIPIMLQDAPASGTVLSAAFLARMAQDIEHLSYFKIETAGAASKLRELIRLGGNAIEGPWDGEEAITLLPDLDAGATGAMTGGAYPDGIRQIMDAYTAGRRGDAVAAYTRWLPLINYENRQGGILTAKELMAEGGVIACAAPRHPFPDMHPEVRKGLIETARRLDPLVLRWGR; encoded by the coding sequence ATGAGCGCCCTGCCGGCCCGCTACCGGGGCGTCTTCCCGGTCGCGCCCACCATCTTCCACCCCGATGGCACGCTGGACCTGCCCGGCCAGAAGCGCTGCATCGACTTCATGGTGGACGCGGGCTCGCACGGCATCTGTATCCTGGCGAATTTTTCCGAGCAGTTTTTGCTGTCGGACGAGGAGCGCGAAGTGCTGACGCGCACCGCGCTGGAGCATGTGGATGGCCGGGTGCCGGTGATCGTCACCACCACGCATTTCAGCACCGATGTGTGCATTGCCCGCAGCCAGCGCGCCCAGGCCCGGGGTGCCGCCATGGTGATGGTGATGCCGCCCTACCACGGGGCCACGTTCCGCGTGCCCGAGGTGCAGATCTACGAGTTCTACGCCCGGCTGTCGGACGCAATCCGCATCCCCATCATGCTCCAGGACGCACCGGCCAGCGGCACGGTGTTGTCTGCCGCCTTTCTGGCGCGCATGGCGCAAGACATCGAACATTTAAGCTACTTCAAGATCGAAACCGCCGGGGCAGCCAGCAAGCTGCGCGAGCTGATCCGCCTGGGCGGCAATGCCATCGAAGGCCCGTGGGACGGCGAAGAAGCCATCACCCTGCTGCCCGACCTGGACGCGGGGGCCACCGGCGCGATGACCGGCGGGGCTTACCCCGACGGCATCCGCCAGATCATGGATGCCTACACCGCAGGCCGCCGTGGCGACGCCGTGGCCGCCTACACCCGCTGGCTGCCGCTGATCAACTACGAGAACCGCCAGGGCGGCATCCTGACGGCCAAGGAACTGATGGCCGAGGGCGGCGTGATCGCCTGCGCCGCACCACGCCACCCGTTTCCCGACATGCACCCCGAGGTGCGCAAGGGGCTGATCGAAACCGCCCGGCGGCTCGATCCGCTGGTGCTGCGCTGGGGCCGATAA
- a CDS encoding GntR family transcriptional regulator, producing MTPTPIPPAEPTVYRSRADEVYAQLKRDVGEFTLVPGDRFTENEISERLGVSRTPVRQALIRLQQEGYVEVLFRSGWRVLPFNFEQFEQLYDLRMVLETTAAHRLCEGGAGAGAPHIQINHALLDELVAIWLVPVAQRSTDGIAVARWDEEFHCALVRAAGNTEMARVHSDVTERIRIIRRLDFTKQARITATYEEHAKILKAIRSHRGDQAAMLLRAHIQSSQAEVRKITLHQVHVARQAAAA from the coding sequence TTGACTCCCACCCCCATTCCCCCCGCAGAACCCACCGTATACCGCTCGCGCGCCGACGAGGTCTATGCCCAGCTCAAGCGCGACGTAGGCGAATTCACCCTGGTCCCCGGCGACCGATTCACCGAAAACGAGATCAGCGAGCGCCTGGGCGTATCGCGCACCCCCGTGCGGCAGGCGCTGATCCGGCTGCAGCAAGAGGGCTACGTGGAAGTGCTGTTTCGCAGCGGCTGGCGCGTGCTGCCGTTCAACTTCGAGCAGTTCGAGCAGCTTTACGACCTGCGCATGGTGCTGGAAACCACCGCCGCCCACCGCCTGTGCGAAGGCGGCGCGGGCGCCGGGGCACCGCACATCCAGATCAACCATGCCTTGCTGGACGAGCTGGTGGCCATCTGGCTGGTGCCGGTGGCCCAGCGCAGCACCGACGGCATTGCCGTGGCCCGCTGGGACGAAGAATTCCACTGCGCCCTGGTGCGCGCCGCAGGCAACACCGAGATGGCCCGGGTGCACAGCGACGTGACGGAGCGCATCCGCATCATCCGTCGCCTGGACTTCACCAAGCAGGCGCGCATCACTGCCACGTATGAGGAGCACGCCAAGATCCTCAAGGCCATCCGCAGCCACCGCGGCGACCAGGCCGCCATGCTGCTGCGCGCCCACATCCAGAGCAGCCAGGCCGAGGTGCGCAAGATCACCCTGCACCAGGTGCACGTGGCGCGGCAGGCGGCTGCTGCTTAG
- a CDS encoding cysteine hydrolase family protein codes for MNIPALPFDYPLDVSRAALVIIDMQRDFIEPGGFGATLGNNVALLEAIVPACQAMLAAWRAAGGLVVHTREAHRPDLSDCPPAKLNRGNPALRIGDMGAMGRILVAGEPGNQIIPALAPIDGEIAIDKPGKGAFYATGLHEMLQQRGIGQLLFMGVTTEVCVQTSMREANDRGYDGLLLEDCTESYFPQFKAATLEMVRAQGGIVGWTAPSSAVLRALAGP; via the coding sequence ATGAATATCCCCGCACTGCCGTTCGATTACCCGCTGGACGTTTCCCGCGCCGCCCTGGTCATCATCGACATGCAGCGCGACTTCATCGAGCCCGGTGGCTTCGGGGCCACCCTGGGCAACAACGTAGCCCTGCTGGAGGCCATCGTGCCCGCCTGCCAGGCCATGCTGGCCGCCTGGCGCGCCGCGGGCGGCCTGGTGGTGCACACCCGCGAGGCGCACCGGCCCGACCTGTCCGACTGCCCCCCGGCCAAATTGAACCGGGGCAACCCGGCGCTGCGCATCGGTGATATGGGCGCGATGGGCCGCATTCTGGTAGCGGGCGAGCCGGGCAACCAGATCATCCCGGCGCTGGCTCCGATAGACGGCGAAATCGCCATCGACAAGCCCGGCAAGGGCGCGTTCTACGCCACCGGCCTGCACGAGATGCTGCAACAGCGCGGCATCGGGCAGCTGTTGTTCATGGGCGTGACCACCGAGGTCTGCGTGCAGACCAGCATGCGCGAGGCCAACGACCGGGGTTACGACGGTCTGTTGCTGGAAGACTGCACCGAAAGCTACTTCCCGCAGTTCAAGGCCGCCACGCTGGAGATGGTGCGTGCCCAGGGCGGCATCGTCGGCTGGACGGCCCCCAGCTCGGCGGTATTGCGGGCATTGGCAGGTCCGTGA
- a CDS encoding AMP-binding protein: MDKVWLKSYPADVAHEIDVTPYSSLTQLLDESFTKHADNPFSVCMERWMSYRELDHLSGALGAWLQAQGLKPGARVAIMLPNIPQFAVTMAAVLRAGYTCVNVNPLYTPRELEHQLKDSGATAIVILENFARTLQEVVGRTLVQHVVMAHMGDLLGAVYGRVVNFMVRRVKKLVPAFQLPRNGTLRVTAFNQALADGRGRALQPHRCTMDSIAFLQYTGGTTGLSKGAVLTHRNIVAAALQTEAWFTPALARVGSARNVNMVAALPLYHIYALTTCLMCVRLGAHITLVPNPRDFKAFIGMLKKRPFHILPAVNTLFNALLLQPTFKTIDFSHLCVTQAGGMAASEGTAQRWLDVTGSPMVEGWGMSETCAVGTNNPVLSKSFTGTIGLPLPSIDLTIKDDDGNDLPLGAAGEICIKGPNVTTGYYQQPEENARAFTADGYLRTGDIGIMDERGYTRIVDRKKDMILVSGFNVFPNELENVISLCPGVVECAAIGVPDEKQGEAIKVFIVKNDPALTEADVLQFCKQNLTGYKMPKFIEFRKDLPKSNVGKILRRELRTPSTT, from the coding sequence ATGGACAAGGTCTGGTTGAAGAGTTACCCCGCCGACGTGGCGCATGAAATCGACGTCACCCCCTACAGCTCGCTGACCCAACTGCTGGACGAGTCGTTCACCAAGCACGCCGACAACCCCTTTTCGGTGTGCATGGAGCGCTGGATGTCGTACCGCGAGCTGGACCACCTGTCGGGCGCGCTGGGCGCGTGGCTGCAGGCCCAGGGGCTCAAGCCCGGTGCACGGGTGGCCATCATGCTGCCGAATATTCCACAGTTTGCCGTCACCATGGCCGCCGTGCTGCGCGCCGGGTACACCTGCGTCAACGTCAACCCCCTGTACACCCCGCGCGAGCTGGAGCACCAGCTCAAGGACTCGGGGGCCACCGCCATCGTGATCCTGGAGAACTTTGCCCGCACGCTGCAAGAGGTGGTGGGCCGCACCCTGGTGCAGCACGTGGTGATGGCCCACATGGGCGACCTGCTGGGCGCGGTGTATGGCCGGGTGGTCAATTTCATGGTGCGCCGGGTCAAGAAGCTGGTGCCTGCCTTCCAGTTGCCACGCAACGGCACCTTGCGCGTCACGGCCTTCAACCAGGCGCTGGCCGATGGCCGGGGCCGCGCGCTGCAGCCGCACCGGTGCACCATGGATTCGATTGCCTTCTTGCAATACACCGGCGGCACCACCGGGCTGTCCAAGGGCGCGGTGCTGACCCACCGCAACATCGTGGCCGCCGCGCTGCAGACCGAGGCCTGGTTCACCCCTGCGCTGGCGCGGGTGGGGTCCGCCCGCAACGTCAACATGGTGGCCGCCCTGCCGCTGTACCACATCTACGCCCTGACCACCTGCCTGATGTGCGTACGCCTGGGCGCCCACATCACCCTGGTGCCCAACCCGCGCGACTTCAAAGCCTTCATCGGCATGCTGAAAAAACGGCCCTTCCACATCCTGCCCGCCGTCAACACCTTGTTCAACGCCTTGCTGCTGCAACCCACGTTCAAGACCATCGACTTCTCCCACCTGTGCGTCACCCAGGCGGGCGGCATGGCCGCATCCGAGGGCACGGCCCAGCGCTGGCTGGATGTCACCGGCAGCCCCATGGTGGAAGGCTGGGGCATGAGCGAAACCTGCGCCGTGGGCACCAACAACCCGGTGCTGAGCAAGAGCTTCACCGGCACCATCGGCCTGCCCCTGCCCAGCATCGACCTCACCATCAAGGACGACGACGGCAACGACCTGCCGCTGGGCGCCGCGGGCGAAATCTGCATCAAGGGCCCCAACGTCACCACCGGCTACTACCAACAGCCCGAGGAAAACGCCCGCGCCTTCACCGCCGACGGCTACCTGCGCACCGGCGACATTGGCATCATGGACGAGCGCGGTTACACCCGCATCGTGGACCGCAAGAAAGACATGATTTTGGTCAGCGGCTTCAACGTGTTCCCCAACGAGCTGGAAAACGTGATCTCGCTCTGCCCCGGCGTGGTGGAGTGCGCGGCCATCGGCGTGCCCGACGAAAAGCAGGGCGAGGCCATCAAGGTGTTCATCGTCAAGAACGACCCGGCCCTGACCGAAGCCGACGTGCTGCAGTTCTGCAAGCAGAACCTCACCGGCTACAAAATGCCCAAGTTCATCGAGTTCCGCAAAGATTTGCCCAAGTCCAATGTGGGCAAAATCCTGCGCCGCGAACTGCGCACCCCTAGTACAACCTAA